One segment of Rhodopirellula baltica SH 1 DNA contains the following:
- a CDS encoding PAS domain S-box protein, which produces MTSNSKDSNRAKSDQRIDVAHQSVANLGSALDVFEIGFVRLETATTVVQDINRTLSRMIGREGSDLIQKPLAQWVDQDHRPGFVDLVESLRQNSSRCVVGEFPMLNNNSTTVWLRYTFVANQVGDQQSDVVNATAIDVSQAKNTEEELRLANDRFDSAQANSRVGSWEWVEGERVAWWSKQLYELHNMDPSLGPATFEEFIELVDPKDREKIYEVNRPPFIEGDVRRFEFSSNPKFGPRRYFAATVWLTRVNGKMVRRGTTQDITKPVELRSALQKSEEQYREMVVTNAEGNAILNLDGKILQADRKFASILGQEVDDITGLNLCQLAEAASAKLIEDRMLHRNKSEAHEVRLTHKDGHLVWLLLTCSSLFNDSDQFIGIQVRAVDITHRKHVETLTKLAAEAKEKLKRLTIRERQVLEQIVEGRMNKVIANRLEISEKTVERHRSNLMKKLDAQSVAELVKLSMTAEIMTAS; this is translated from the coding sequence ATGACATCGAACTCGAAAGACTCCAACCGCGCAAAGTCCGATCAAAGAATCGATGTCGCTCATCAGTCCGTCGCAAATCTCGGTAGTGCCCTTGATGTGTTTGAAATAGGTTTTGTTCGTCTGGAGACCGCGACGACGGTCGTACAAGACATCAACAGAACACTAAGCAGAATGATCGGTCGAGAAGGGAGCGACCTCATTCAAAAGCCACTCGCTCAGTGGGTCGATCAGGATCACCGGCCGGGATTTGTGGACCTGGTTGAAAGTCTTCGGCAGAACTCGAGCAGATGTGTCGTGGGTGAATTCCCCATGTTGAACAACAACAGCACGACGGTTTGGTTGCGGTACACGTTTGTTGCCAATCAAGTTGGCGATCAACAAAGCGATGTCGTGAATGCGACGGCGATCGATGTTTCGCAAGCGAAGAATACCGAAGAAGAGTTGCGATTGGCAAACGACCGATTTGATTCAGCACAAGCCAATTCTCGAGTGGGCAGTTGGGAGTGGGTGGAAGGTGAGCGAGTGGCGTGGTGGTCAAAACAGCTCTACGAACTTCACAACATGGATCCATCTCTCGGGCCGGCCACCTTTGAAGAGTTCATTGAGTTGGTTGATCCGAAAGACCGTGAGAAGATCTACGAAGTCAATCGGCCGCCATTCATCGAGGGAGACGTGCGGCGGTTTGAATTTTCGAGCAATCCAAAATTTGGTCCTCGCCGGTACTTCGCGGCAACCGTGTGGTTGACCAGGGTAAACGGAAAGATGGTTCGTCGAGGGACGACTCAAGACATCACCAAACCCGTCGAACTACGTTCGGCTCTTCAAAAGAGTGAAGAGCAGTATCGCGAAATGGTGGTGACCAATGCGGAAGGCAACGCGATTCTCAATCTCGACGGAAAGATTCTGCAGGCCGACCGGAAGTTTGCGTCGATTCTCGGTCAAGAAGTTGATGACATCACCGGTTTAAACCTTTGCCAATTGGCCGAGGCGGCAAGCGCGAAGCTGATCGAGGACCGGATGCTTCATCGAAACAAATCCGAGGCTCACGAGGTCAGATTGACTCACAAAGATGGTCATCTTGTTTGGCTATTGCTGACTTGCTCGTCGCTCTTTAACGATTCGGATCAGTTCATCGGCATCCAAGTCCGTGCCGTCGACATCACGCATCGCAAGCATGTCGAGACGTTGACGAAATTGGCGGCCGAGGCGAAAGAAAAGTTAAAACGCTTGACCATCCGAGAACGGCAGGTCCTCGAACAAATCGTCGAAGGACGGATGAACAAAGTCATTGCGAATCGGCTGGAGATCAGCGAGAAGACAGTTGAACGACACCGTTCGAACTTGATGAAGAAGCTCGACGCTCAAAGTGTTGCGGAGCTCGTAAAGCTTTCCATGACGGCTGAAATCATGACAGCATCCTGA
- a CDS encoding OmpP1/FadL family transporter: protein MDKRLFSLAALLLATTFANHAYSQGVYISAAGPINRSMGGASTAAPISALSAMYWNPASISGMENTELEVGVDLLFADHNVTSTVGGTTGSTDAEPGTFPVPNFAWTHRLADPRFTFGLGVNSVAGFKTSLPASTTNPVLAPQPTGLGQITSEASFLQIAPVLSMAVTERMSVAAGPLVTTGQVGIEPFVFDSANADNTYSSGRATRYHWGGGFQLGTYFLMTPDWQLGASYKSKAWMETFEFTGADENGLPRTLTCDLDLPSVISLGTGYTGFDKWLFAADIRYFDYANTDGFGDDATYDGTGALSGLDWSSVFALALGAQRTIGERVVLRGGYSYNQNPIRESKSFFNMASPLIYEHVLSMGGSYNLNEKVAVNLAWSHYFENTRTGAVILPGVGAVPGSSITNRLSADFLSFGIVMKQ, encoded by the coding sequence ATGGACAAGAGACTTTTTTCGCTGGCAGCACTGCTGCTGGCCACCACGTTTGCGAATCACGCGTATTCGCAAGGCGTTTACATATCGGCGGCGGGGCCGATCAACCGCAGTATGGGCGGCGCTTCCACGGCGGCTCCCATCAGTGCACTCAGTGCAATGTACTGGAATCCAGCCTCGATCAGCGGCATGGAGAACACCGAACTGGAAGTCGGCGTTGACCTGCTGTTTGCCGATCACAATGTCACCTCGACCGTCGGCGGGACAACGGGTTCAACCGATGCGGAACCGGGCACGTTCCCCGTTCCAAACTTTGCCTGGACCCACCGACTGGCGGACCCTCGCTTCACGTTCGGTTTGGGCGTCAATTCAGTGGCGGGTTTTAAAACCAGTCTACCTGCCAGTACAACCAACCCGGTCCTTGCGCCACAACCGACTGGTCTTGGGCAAATCACGTCAGAAGCTTCTTTCCTGCAAATCGCTCCTGTCCTCTCGATGGCAGTCACGGAAAGAATGTCGGTTGCTGCTGGACCACTGGTCACGACCGGACAGGTCGGTATCGAACCTTTCGTTTTTGACTCCGCGAATGCTGACAACACCTATTCGTCCGGTCGAGCAACCCGGTACCACTGGGGCGGTGGATTCCAGCTCGGAACGTACTTCTTGATGACACCGGACTGGCAACTGGGGGCTTCGTACAAAAGCAAGGCGTGGATGGAGACATTCGAATTCACAGGCGCTGATGAAAACGGGCTGCCGAGAACTCTGACCTGTGATCTCGATTTGCCATCGGTGATTTCGCTGGGAACAGGCTATACCGGATTCGACAAATGGCTCTTCGCAGCGGACATCCGCTACTTCGACTATGCCAACACGGACGGGTTCGGCGATGACGCCACCTACGACGGAACCGGAGCGTTGTCCGGATTGGATTGGAGCAGCGTCTTTGCTCTGGCTTTAGGAGCACAACGCACCATCGGCGAACGCGTGGTTTTGCGAGGCGGCTACAGCTACAACCAGAATCCGATTCGAGAAAGCAAATCCTTCTTCAACATGGCGTCGCCACTGATCTATGAACACGTGCTGAGCATGGGCGGATCCTACAATCTCAATGAGAAGGTTGCGGTGAACCTCGCGTGGTCGCACTACTTCGAAAACACTCGGACCGGTGCCGTCATACTGCCCGGCGTGGGTGCTGTTCCTGGATCATCCATCACAAACCGATTGTCGGCCGACTTCCTCAGCTTCGGCATCGTGATGAAGCAGTAG
- a CDS encoding SAM-dependent methyltransferase, which yields MDGTPAVSWEEDYEQRVNPELMTELLHNAIPVLKAVQWKVTSVTEGGCESVLPLTKASTNQHGTHQAALISLSADYTGGLALTTLLRGVPLAGIHRCNDEDSASLWLAAMDVKYRNPSTGHLTATCDIPANIARTVQQRYFNGKRVLVTLPVVFTSNGELVAEAEMRYFAQPSIQLKPTKSNPRISPIFKQKLKASARMIAGLRASSESKNIRVDQSHERQAAGPHGELLANRLNGVLPQLKDMVLARTRHIDETLRSVENIEQVVILGVGLDMRPFRMNEELGRPTFFELDLPEMLEERDRVISEMKPDASVNRHSMSADFKVDKISQLLLQNPEFDPKRPTAVVFEGCSMYFTREENQQILSDIASLLQHPDSLVWCDLVRENVVEGTVPSPDIKKFTDGMEELGERFIFGSNSPTDFFLTCDLPQTKSTTVGEFLGSDDPVLATYQFAVGSK from the coding sequence GTGGATGGAACGCCAGCGGTCAGCTGGGAAGAAGATTATGAGCAACGAGTGAATCCAGAGCTGATGACAGAGCTCTTGCACAATGCCATCCCAGTTCTGAAAGCCGTGCAGTGGAAGGTCACATCCGTGACCGAAGGCGGTTGCGAATCCGTGCTGCCACTGACCAAGGCATCCACCAATCAACACGGGACGCATCAAGCCGCGTTGATCTCTTTGTCGGCCGACTACACCGGCGGTCTCGCACTGACAACCTTGTTACGTGGAGTTCCACTGGCGGGCATCCACCGATGCAACGACGAGGATTCGGCATCGTTGTGGTTGGCCGCGATGGATGTGAAATATCGCAACCCAAGCACCGGGCACCTGACCGCGACGTGTGACATCCCGGCAAACATCGCTCGAACGGTCCAACAGCGTTACTTCAACGGAAAACGCGTTCTGGTCACGCTTCCGGTTGTATTCACCTCCAACGGGGAACTGGTCGCGGAAGCTGAAATGCGATATTTCGCACAACCCTCCATTCAATTAAAACCCACCAAATCCAACCCTCGCATCTCACCGATTTTCAAGCAGAAGCTGAAAGCCTCGGCTCGAATGATCGCTGGCCTTCGCGCCTCATCGGAGAGCAAGAACATCCGGGTGGATCAAAGCCATGAACGACAAGCCGCCGGTCCACACGGAGAACTGCTCGCCAACCGGCTCAACGGCGTGTTACCGCAACTGAAAGACATGGTGCTCGCCCGCACCCGGCACATTGATGAAACGCTTCGCAGTGTCGAGAACATCGAGCAAGTCGTCATCCTCGGCGTTGGATTGGACATGCGTCCATTTCGCATGAACGAAGAGCTCGGACGTCCCACGTTCTTCGAATTGGATCTTCCGGAAATGCTCGAAGAGAGGGACCGGGTCATTTCGGAGATGAAACCCGATGCCAGCGTCAATCGGCATTCGATGTCGGCGGACTTCAAGGTCGACAAGATCTCGCAACTCTTGCTTCAGAACCCCGAGTTCGATCCGAAACGTCCGACCGCGGTCGTTTTCGAAGGTTGTTCGATGTACTTCACACGCGAGGAGAACCAACAAATCCTCAGCGACATCGCGTCACTTTTGCAACACCCCGACAGCTTGGTGTGGTGCGATCTTGTTCGAGAAAACGTGGTCGAAGGAACTGTGCCTTCGCCTGACATCAAGAAATTCACTGATGGAATGGAAGAACTAGGCGAACGCTTTATCTTCGGGAGCAATTCGCCCACTGACTTCTTCCTGACCTGCGATCTACCGCAAACCAAATCCACCACCGTTGGGGAATTCCTTGGTTCCGATGATCCCGTTCTGGCAACCTATCAATTTGCCGTTGGATCGAAGTAA